A region from the Ptychodera flava strain L36383 chromosome 12, AS_Pfla_20210202, whole genome shotgun sequence genome encodes:
- the LOC139145509 gene encoding beta-1,3-glucosyltransferase-like yields MRSGNMALTTKCILLFSLLTGGLMSDSKSDKEVRHDVSVQDVVFVIRNQEHPFHLKRARLLKADIEQQCRVLGLEKPKIVLLTEKYGESGHWVIFPLLPKLGEHYGKPKYKWIFFCEEETRVKIPGLLNVLRRYDPSEFWFLGKELRDQAPSIIHHYRFHNDPSVFAFPDFEAGWLLSVPLLQVLSDRWKTGDHHMDFTIDLKHEIAFFIWDDGKGVKLTHVQELCSGNIGSNDPPSNDDDVAKAKMEKESKDAEMRRRRNKGKEKAECVTTYPIDMMECGPAVSKKNLYFAVKTCEKFHKDRVPVVKNTWAQYVKHIQYFSETEDKTIPTVVTGIPNTERGHCGKTFFIFDHFLNDAWLKHIPWLIITDDDTILSVSRLQRVLSCYDPETPVYLGERYGFGHTKHGWGYDYITGGGGMVFSRSAVQEMISNGCQCRSNADPDDMIIGACVKRIGQVITHSPLFHQARPADYVPAFLQHQTPVSFHKHSNGDPYQVYKDWFQVDDEKGDLVLDLQDDDNDDDGESNDLAQSKTEDKGSEEAEETVVTVRTDKHTEL; encoded by the exons ATGAGGTCAGGTAACATGGCGCTGACTACAAAATGTATTCTGCTGTTTTCTTTACTAACAG GGGGGTTGATGAGCGATTCGAAAAGCGACAAG GAAGTACGGCATGACGTCAGTGTCCAAGACGTGGTGTTTGTCATCAGGAATCAAGAACATCCGTTCCATCTGAAAAGAGCAAGATTATTAAAAGCAGACATTGAACAGCAATGCAGAGTTCTTGGTCTGGAGAAACCCAAAATAGTTCTGTTGACTGAAAAATATGGAGAGTCCGGTCATTGGGTGATATTCCCCCTCCTACCAAA ACTTGGTGAACATTACGGAAAACCCAAATACAAATGGATCTTCTTCTGTGAGGAGGAAACCAGGGTAAAAATACCAGGGTTACTGAATGTGCTCCGAAGATATGATCCCAGCGAG TTTTGGTTCCTTGGCAAAGAGTTACGAGACCAGGCTCCCAGCATCATTCATCACTACAGATTTCACAATGATCCTTCAGTATTTGCATTCCCTGATTTTGAAGCTGGATGGTTACTCAGCGTACCCTTGCTCCAAGT TTTATCAGATCGCTGGAAAACAGGTGACCATCACATGGATTTTACAATTGATCTTAAACATGAG ATAGCTTTCTTCATTTGGGACGATGGCAAAGGCGTCAAGCTAACTCATGTACAAGAACTGTGCTCAGGAAACATTGGCTCCAACGATCCTCCAtccaatgatgatgatgttgccAAGGCAAAGATGGAGAAAGAAAGCAAAGATGCTGAGATGAGACGGAGGAGGAATAAAGGGAAAGAGAAGGCTGAGTGTGTTACAACGTATCCAATAGACATGATGGAATGT GGACCGGCTGtgtcaaagaaaaatttgtattttgcagtGAAAACTTGTGAAAAGTTCCACAAGGATAGAG TGCCTGTTGTTAAAAATACTTGGGCGCAGTATGTGAAACACATACAGTATTTCAGTGAGACTGAAGACAAGACAATCCCAACTGTGGTGACCGGGATACCAAACACAGAGAGAG GGCATTGTGGGAAGACATTCTTCATCTTTGACCATTTCTTAAACGACGCATGGTTGAAGCATATACCATGGCTTATAATTACAGATGACGATACCATTCTAAG TGTGTCCAGATTACAAAGGGTACTCTCATGTTACGATCCGGAGACACCAGTATACTTGGGAGAGAGATACGGCTTTGGTCACACCAAACATGGCTGGGGTTACGATTACATCACAGGAGGAGGGGG AATGGTGTTCAGCAGATCGGCAGTGCAGGAGATGATATCCAATGGATGTCAGTGTCGTAGCAATGCTGACCCTGATGACATGATAATAGGTGCCTGTGTCAAACGTATTGGACAAGTCATAACACACTCACCTCTGTTCCATCAG GCAAGGCCTGCTGACTACGTACCAGCATTCCTCCAACACCAGACACCGGTGTCTTTCCACAAGCACTCAAACGGTGATCCATATCAGGTGTACAAGGACTGGTTCCAAGTGGACGACGAGAAGGGAGATCTTGTTCTAGACCTGCaagacgatgataatgatgatgatggagaaaGCAATGACTTGGCTCAGTCTAAGACAGAAGACAAGGGCAGTGAAGAGGCTGAAGAAACCGTGGTCACAGTGAGAACTGACAAACACACTGAATTGTGA